In a genomic window of Bradyrhizobium sp. LLZ17:
- a CDS encoding MBL fold metallo-hydrolase, whose amino-acid sequence MALEIKILDYGDIELESSFLVLGRDCGRTRRVLTLGFLILGGKYPVVVDTGYRSNQIMETLGMRGLQYHEHMIENQLARHGVRMGDVRFVCHTHLHIDHAGKDDLFPMNTTVVLNRKELEYSVSGLMHPQYPAPDIKHLIDRLHTKSALRFLDLEITGPIELMPGVYCDAANAHTEGSMNIIVETADGIATICGDVIYDFNDQIVTPFNEIHDWEPRTTGNHGTSKRAEKASIKKLLSNSRYLLPVHDRPAKIEGGVVVGRLHDQVPGPIVQSLPARNWFPA is encoded by the coding sequence ATGGCGCTGGAGATCAAGATCCTGGACTATGGCGATATCGAGCTGGAATCGAGCTTTCTGGTTCTCGGCCGCGACTGCGGCCGAACCCGCCGCGTCCTCACCCTCGGCTTCCTGATCCTCGGCGGCAAATACCCGGTCGTGGTCGATACCGGCTACCGCTCCAACCAGATCATGGAGACGCTGGGCATGCGCGGCCTGCAATACCACGAGCACATGATCGAGAACCAGCTGGCGCGCCATGGCGTGCGCATGGGCGACGTGCGCTTCGTCTGCCACACCCATCTGCATATCGACCACGCCGGCAAGGACGATCTGTTCCCGATGAATACGACCGTCGTGCTCAATCGCAAGGAGCTCGAATATTCCGTCTCCGGGCTGATGCATCCGCAATACCCGGCGCCCGATATCAAGCACCTCATCGACCGCCTGCACACCAAGAGCGCGCTGCGCTTCCTCGATCTTGAGATTACCGGCCCGATCGAGCTGATGCCCGGCGTCTATTGCGACGCTGCGAACGCACATACCGAGGGCTCGATGAACATCATCGTCGAGACCGCCGACGGCATCGCGACCATCTGCGGCGACGTGATCTACGATTTCAACGACCAGATCGTCACGCCTTTCAACGAGATCCACGATTGGGAGCCGCGCACGACCGGCAATCACGGCACCAGCAAGCGGGCCGAGAAGGCGTCGATTAAGAAGCTCCTGAGCAACTCGCGTTACCTGCTTCCGGTCCACGACAGGCCGGCCAAGATCGAGGGCGGGGTCGTGGTCGGACGCCTGCACGACCAGGTCCCCGGCCCGATCGTGCAATCGTTGCCCGCACGCAACTGGTTCCCGGCCTGA